The Pseudomonas sp. FP198 genomic interval CCGCGCCCACAGCAACGTGGCGTTCCTGCTGGGTGAAGCGCTGCGCTACCAGCCAGGGCTGGACACCCTGACCGTTTATCCGGGCGTGCTCAGCAGCTATCCAAATTTCATCTTAAATATCCCGGCGGGGCAGGTGCCGGCGTTTGTCGATGCCATGGAGAACGCGCCGGATGCGGCGGCTTTCGAGCGAATCGTCGAGCGCTGGGGGATTCGCCGCAGTCATCCGCAGTTCTGGCGGTATTTCCACGATCTGAGTCGCTACATCGAGGAAACCGACCCCTTGGAAGCGGGCGTGCTGGACATGAATCGTTATCAGAACCTCTGAGCAACGTAGCCGACGGAGCGCCCTTGCGCGCTCGGCTGCTTTCCTGACAAAAATACTGGGACTTTGTCCGGCGCGATGATTGGCGTAAACTGCCGGCAAGCCTGCGAGGAGTTTCCATGACCGCCATTACCATTACCGATGCCGCCCACGATTACCTGGCCGACCTGCTGTCCAAGCAGAACACCCCGGGTATCGGGATCCGCATCTTCATCACCCAGCCCGGCACCCAGTACGCAGAGACGTGCATTGCCTACTGCAAGCCGGGAGAAGAAAAACCCGAAGACACCGCGCTGGGGCTCAAGAGCTTCACTGCGTACATCGACTCGTTCAGCGAAGCTTTCCTGGACGATGCGGTGGTCGACTACGCCACCGACCGCATGGGCGGCCAGTTGACCATCAAGGCGCCGAACGCCAAGGTACCGATGGTCAACGCCGACAGCCCGGTCAACGAGCGCATCAACTACTACCTGCAAACCGAGATCAACCCGGGGCTGGCCAGCCACGGCGGCCAGGTGTCGCTGATCGACGTGGTGGAAGACGGCATCGCCGTGCTCCAGTTCGGCGGCGGTTGCCAGGGCTGCGGCCAGGCTGACGTGACCTTGAAGGAAGGCATCGAGCGCACCTTGCTCGAGCGCATCCCGGAACTCAAGGGCGTGCGCGACGTGACCGACCACACGCAGAAAGAAAACGCCTACTACTGATAGGTGCTGGCTGCGCGCAGAACACTGTGGCGAGGGAGCTTGCTCCCGCTCGATTGCGTAGCAATCGCAAGGCAACCCGCGTGTCTTCCGTGATTGACGCGTGAGTCGCCAGGGGACCGCTTCGCGGTCCAGCGGGAGCAAGCTCCCTCGCCACAAAAGCTTCTAAGGTCAGCATGCCATCCCAGGGGCGCCGCCGATCCCTGTGGGAGCGAGCCTGCTCGCGAAGGGGCCGGCATATTCGACATCGTTGCCGGCTGATCCACCGCTTTCGCGAGCAGGCTCGCTCCTACAAGGGATTCCGGTTGGGTCATGTCGACGAGTCAGGGCCTGTACAGATGCGCATGCCCGGCGCGATACAGCGATGATTCGCTGAACACATCATTGCCCAACACACGCCCCACCAGTATCAGCGCTGTACGTCGAAAGCCCTTGGCCTGGACCTTCCCGGCGATATCCTCCAGCGTACCCACCACCCAATCCTGATCCGGCCACGTGGCCCGGTGAATCACCGCGATCGGACAGTCCGTGCCGTAGTGGGGCAGCAGTTCGGCGACTATTTTTTCCAGGTGATTGACGCCCAGGTGAATTGCCATGGTTGCGCCATGCTGCGCCAGGCTGGCGAGTTCTTCCCCAGCGGGCATCGCGGTCTTGTCCGCGTAGCGGGTCAGGATCACGCTCTGGGACACGTCCGGCAGCGTCAGCTCGGCACCGAGCAGGGCCGCGCAGGCTGAGGTGGCGGTGACGCCCGGAACGATTTCGAAAGGGATGTCGAGCTCGCGCAAGCAGCGGATCTGCTCGCCGATGGCGCCATACAGACTCGGATCGCCGGAGTGCACCCGGGCCACGTCCTGGCCGTTCAGATGCGCGATCCTGATCAGTTCGACGATCTGTTCCAGGTGCAGCTCTGCGCTGTTGACCACCTGTTCGGCGCTGTTGCCTTCGAGCACGGCCGCCGGCACCAGGGAGCCGGCGTAGATGATCACCGGGCAACGGTGGATCAGGCGCTGGCCTTTCACGGTGATCAGTTCCGGGTCGCCGGGGCCGGCACCGATGAAGTAAACGGTCATGACCGGTTCCTGTAGAAAAGGGCCTTGCATGAGCAGCGCTCATGATTCCGGCGGCGATTATCGAGGGTTACGAAGCTGCCGCCAATGCCAGAGTGGCTTGCGCACTTTTCTGGCGGGTAATCAGCAGTCTGGCGGGCGAATCGCCCAGTTGATCGGCCAGGGCAAGGGCGGCGCTTTCGGCGACGCCGTGGCAGCCCGTACGCTCGAAGGCGATCCGGGAACGCTGGCTGAGCTGCGTTTGATAACCCGCCAACTGCTCGGCAGTGAAGCAGGTCAGTGGCAGCGCCAATTGCTCGGCCAGCTCCAGCAGGCCCGGTTCGTCGTGCTTGAGATCGATGCTGGCCAAGGCCTGTACGTTATCGAGCGCTATGCCGTGGGCCAGCAGCGTCTGCTCAAGCAATGCCCGCAACGCACTGGCCGGGCAACCGCGTTGGCAGCCCAGGCCGACCACCAGGATCGGCCCGCTACTCATGCGTCGTGGCGAGCCTGGGCGTCACGGCGAAACAGCCAGACGCTGATCAGTCCCAAGGCAAGCCAGAACGCGACGTTGGTCAGTTGCGCGGCGATCTTGAACTGGCTTTCCAGCGCCTCGGGCGCGAGCATCGAGTGGACTTCAGGCTGTGGCGCGCCGATGACGTGAGGCACCAGCAGGGTCGCAACACCCAGCAGCTTCAGCAGCCATTGCCGGCCGAAGGCAATCAGGGCGATGCCCACCGCCGTGGCCGCCGCCGTGCCGATCCACCACATCTGCCGCTGGGCCAGCTCGGCCGCCGCCGTGCCAGGCAGTTCCGGTGGCAGGCCAAGCGTTGGCGCGAGGACGAAGGTGGCGTAGCCGGCCAGGCCCCAAAGCAAGCCTTGGGACGTACGCGTCGGCTCGCGCAAGGTGTACAGGCCCGCCAGCATCAGGGCGAAACCCACCGCGACCACCAGGTTGCCGCCCGTGGTGGCGAGCAGGCGTTGCCAGCCGTCTTGCGGTTCCCAGGCTTCGTCGTCATGGTTGTGGGCAGCGCCCGAGGCATGCTCATGGACTTCGCTGGTCGGAGCCTTTTCGTAGGTTTCGGCCTGCTGAATCAGCGGCGAGACCCACAGGCTTTGCAGAAGAGTCAGCAGCAGGGCGGCCAGCAGCCCGCTGAAACCGGCAGTCCGGGCGATACGCTTGATCATGTCGTCAGGTCTCAGTGGCACGGGAATGCGGCGCTATGCCGGGTGTCGTGGGCCGCGTTGTGCACCGCTTCGATGTGGGAGAAACCGGCGAAGTAGACCAGGCCCGCGCCGAGGATCGAGGCGAGGACCGCCGCGCTCAGGCGCTGGCTCAGGGTGACAGTGCTGCTGCTGCTGGTGCGGGCGGTGCTGCTGATGGTCGACATGGCGCTTCCCTCGGGTTTGTCGGCGGGGAAGCGAGCGCAATGAAAACCCGGGCGAGGGCTCGCCAGAATTCGAACAGCGCCCGCCCACCGCGGGTTTGTTGAGCTTGAGTCATGGGCCGGTCTCCGGGCTCGCGAGGGGCTGGGCCGAAGCCTTGCCTGCAAGCGTCACCTTCCCATGCCAGGCACAGTGGATTCGACGCTTCGCTCGCTTACCGTTGCGGGGGCAGCACCGGACTGACGTGGCCTTGGAGTAAAGCACACGATTCACCGGTTTCCCGTTTCACCCTGTGAAGGGCACCCGTAACTAGGCCGACAGGAGACCATGGGCGAGGCCGGGGCGTCAATCGCGGCTTCGCGCCACCGATGCGGCGGAATATTTTTCACCTTGCCCTGCAAAAGCCGCAGGCCGGGCCGATAACGAGGTAGGCGTACACACAATTATCCCAAACAATACGCCGGCGGCATGGATGCTCGACCATCACCCGAGGCTTCCCCATGTCCCTACGCAGTTTGAATATCGCCCCCCGAGCCTTTCTCGGCTTCACTGTCATCGCACTGCTCGTCGTTGTTCTCGGCGTGTTCGCCGCCAATCGCATGTCTGTCATTCGCCAGGCCTCGGTGGATATGGAACAGACCCAGGTGCCCAGCGTCAGCCATCTGGCCAGTGTGATGGAAAGCGTCCTGCGCATGCGCATCCTCTCGTTTCGCATATTGGTGAACCGTGATCCGGCCAGCCTGAAAGAAGCCGACGGGCGCATCGGTGTGCTGGTGGAAAAACTGCACAAGGCCAATAACAGCTATGCGGCGCTGCCGGCCACCCCGCAAGAGGCCGAGCTGTACAAGACTTTTTCCGCGACGCTTGCAAAGTATCTCGAGGCCCAGCAGGAAATGCTCCAGCTGTCGCGTCAGGACAAGATTGATCAACTGCGCGCCCATATCAATACGCGGATCAAGGAAGGCACCGACCTGATGGGCGAACAGCTCAACAAACTCATCGAGTTCAACGTGGCCAGCGCCAGCGATGCATCGGCCAAGGCTGGCGACTATTACACCAGCGCCATCACCGGCATCATCGTCGTCTCGGTTATCGCCGCACTGGCGACCGTGCTGCTGGCCTTGCTCCTGACCCGCAGTATCGTCACTCCCCTGAACCGGGCGCTCGAAGCAGCCCGGACCATCGCCGGCGGCAATCTGGTCACCGTCATCGTCGACGCTGGCAAGGACGAACCCGCGCGATTGCTCCAGGCCTTGGGCGCCATGCAGGGCAGCCTGCGCCAGACCATCGAGCAGATTGCCGGTTCCGCCACCCAACTGGGCGCCGCGGCTGAAGAGTTGAGTGCCGTCACCCAAGAGTCTTCCCGTGGTTTGCAACGGCAGCACAGCGAAATCGAGCAGGCGGCCACCGCCGTCAATGAGATGACCGCCGCGGTCGAGGAGGTTGCCCGCAACGCGGTGTCCACTTCCGAAGCCTCGAACCAGTCCACCCAGGCGGCCCGGGAAGGGCGCACGCGAGTGGTGGAAACCGTCGATGCGATCCAGACCATGACCCACGACGTACAAGCCACCGCCGCGATGGTCGAGGGCTTGGCGGTCCAGGGGCGTGACATCGGCAAGGTGCTGGACGTGATCCGCGCCATCGCCGAACAGACCAACCTGCTGGCCCTCAACGCGGCCATCGAAGCGGCCCGGGCCGGGGAGGCCGGACGTGGTTTCGCAGTGGTGGCCGATGAAGTCCGCGCCTTGGCCCATCGCACCGCGCAGTCGACCCAGGAAATCGAAAAAATGGTTGCCGGCATCCAGAACGGCACCGGCCAGGCCGTGCAGTCGATGCAGCAAAGCAACCAGCGCACCCAAAGCACCCTGGAACTGGCCCGTGGCGCCGGTGTGGCGCTGGAACAGATCACCCAGTCGATCCACCAGATCAACGAGCGCAACCTGGTCATTGCCAGCGCGTCCGAAGAACAGGCCCAGGTCTCCCGTGAAGTGGACCGCAACCTGATGAACATCCGTGACCTGGCGACCCAATCGGCCAGCGGCGCGCAACAGACCAGCGACGCCACTCACGAACTGTCGCGCCTGGCGGTGGGTTTGAATGCGACGGTGGCGCGCTTCGTTATTTGAGATAGGGTTGAAGCTGGATACCGCGCTAACAGGAGCAATGCATGCGCTTTTCAGCCTTGACCCAACGCATCACCGGCGACGGCGCCGCCGCCTGGCAGATCCATGACCGGGCGCTGGCCATGCGCGAACAGGGCAGGGGGGTGCTGTTGCTGTCGGTGGGCGATCCGGATTTCGATACGCCACCGGCCATTGTCGAGGCCGCCGTCGCCAGCCTGCGGGCGGGGGACACGCATTATTCGGATACCCGTGGCCTGCATGCGTTGCGCGCCAGCATCGCCCGGCGCCACCAGCAACGTTGCGGCCAACCGGTGGGCGCCGGGCACGTCACGGTGCTGCCCGGCGCCCAGTGTGCGGTCTTCGCGGTCGCGCAGTGCCTGCTCGACCCTGGCGACGAGGTGATTGTCGCTGAACCGATGTACGTCACCTACGAAGCGGTCTTTGGCGTCTGCGGGGCAAAAGTGGTCCCGGTGGCGGTGCGTCCGGAAAACGCTTTTCGGGTAGAGCCGGCCGACGTGGCCCGGCTGATCACGCCGCGTACCCGCGCGATGCTGCTCAACAGCCCCAACAATCCCTCCGGCGCCAGCCTGCCGCTGGCCACCTGGCAAGCGTTGGCGCAACTGTGCATCGAGCATGACCTGTGGCTGATCAGCGATGAGGTCTACAGCGACTTGCTCTACGACGGCGAACATATCAGCCCGGCCAGCCTGCCGGGCATGGCCGAGCGCACCGCCACCCTCAACAGCCTGTCCAAATCCCACGCCATGACAGGCTGGCGCATCGGCTGGGCCATCGGCCCCGAGTCCCTGGCCGGGCATCTGGCCAACCTGTCGCTGTGCATGTTGTTCGGCCTGCCGGACTTCGTCCAGCGCGCCGCCCAGGTGGCCCTTGAGCGGGATCTGCCTGAAGTGGCGCGGATGCGCGAGGAATATCGCCAGCGCCGTGACCTGGTGTGCGCGGCGCTGGAGGGGCGTGCGGGCCTCAGGCCGGTACGGCCCGATGGCGGCATGTTCGTGATGGTCGACGTGCGCCAGACCGGCCTCGCCGCCCAGGCATTTGCCGA includes:
- the nfuA gene encoding Fe-S biogenesis protein NfuA; amino-acid sequence: MTAITITDAAHDYLADLLSKQNTPGIGIRIFITQPGTQYAETCIAYCKPGEEKPEDTALGLKSFTAYIDSFSEAFLDDAVVDYATDRMGGQLTIKAPNAKVPMVNADSPVNERINYYLQTEINPGLASHGGQVSLIDVVEDGIAVLQFGGGCQGCGQADVTLKEGIERTLLERIPELKGVRDVTDHTQKENAYY
- the cobM gene encoding precorrin-4 C(11)-methyltransferase; translated protein: MTVYFIGAGPGDPELITVKGQRLIHRCPVIIYAGSLVPAAVLEGNSAEQVVNSAELHLEQIVELIRIAHLNGQDVARVHSGDPSLYGAIGEQIRCLRELDIPFEIVPGVTATSACAALLGAELTLPDVSQSVILTRYADKTAMPAGEELASLAQHGATMAIHLGVNHLEKIVAELLPHYGTDCPIAVIHRATWPDQDWVVGTLEDIAGKVQAKGFRRTALILVGRVLGNDVFSESSLYRAGHAHLYRP
- a CDS encoding cobalamin biosynthesis protein; its protein translation is MSSGPILVVGLGCQRGCPASALRALLEQTLLAHGIALDNVQALASIDLKHDEPGLLELAEQLALPLTCFTAEQLAGYQTQLSQRSRIAFERTGCHGVAESAALALADQLGDSPARLLITRQKSAQATLALAAAS
- a CDS encoding CbtA family protein, which codes for MIKRIARTAGFSGLLAALLLTLLQSLWVSPLIQQAETYEKAPTSEVHEHASGAAHNHDDEAWEPQDGWQRLLATTGGNLVVAVGFALMLAGLYTLREPTRTSQGLLWGLAGYATFVLAPTLGLPPELPGTAAAELAQRQMWWIGTAAATAVGIALIAFGRQWLLKLLGVATLLVPHVIGAPQPEVHSMLAPEALESQFKIAAQLTNVAFWLALGLISVWLFRRDAQARHDA
- a CDS encoding CbtB-domain containing protein, coding for MSTISSTARTSSSSTVTLSQRLSAAVLASILGAGLVYFAGFSHIEAVHNAAHDTRHSAAFPCH
- a CDS encoding pyridoxal phosphate-dependent aminotransferase, whose amino-acid sequence is MRFSALTQRITGDGAAAWQIHDRALAMREQGRGVLLLSVGDPDFDTPPAIVEAAVASLRAGDTHYSDTRGLHALRASIARRHQQRCGQPVGAGHVTVLPGAQCAVFAVAQCLLDPGDEVIVAEPMYVTYEAVFGVCGAKVVPVAVRPENAFRVEPADVARLITPRTRAMLLNSPNNPSGASLPLATWQALAQLCIEHDLWLISDEVYSDLLYDGEHISPASLPGMAERTATLNSLSKSHAMTGWRIGWAIGPESLAGHLANLSLCMLFGLPDFVQRAAQVALERDLPEVARMREEYRQRRDLVCAALEGRAGLRPVRPDGGMFVMVDVRQTGLAAQAFAERLLDGHGVSVLAGEAFGPSAAGHIRIGLVVDQMQLADACRRIVECAAALQQVDW